Genomic DNA from Leptolyngbya iicbica LK:
TTCGACACTACCTTTCGCTATCTTAGTGGCATGAAACGTGGCATCGCATCTACGCTGATGTCGAAAATGAACACCTCGTCTTTAAACTCCAAGCTTCCGAACTCGCGGCAGTGTAGTCCCCAAAAAGAACCCCGGCTTTTTCAAACAGTCGGGGTTCTGAGTACCTGAAGGGAGTAGGGCAATCTCTCATCTGATCGATTCTTTACAAAGTGCACAAATTTTCAAACATCTAAAGATTACTTGACACAATTGAAGTTTTCCTAGTATTGGAAATTGGGAATGATCGATTGGTGAACGAAAAATATCAACATGCACCAAGCTATCAGTGATTTTTTAAATACTGTTATCGACAAGATTGCCACAGCTTATAACGAAGCGATTGTCTCTGTTGTTTCGGATGCTCCAAAGAGTGTTGTGGATTTCAATAACGTTGCAGCTTTGAAGAAGGGACAGAGGTACATCAGGAAGACCGACCTCATATTTAACAAGGCTATTTCAGCATTATTTCTAGAGCTATTTGTCGAACAAGGTGTACGTTGTACCCGACAACCTGACTCGAAGGGACGCAGTCTACTTGTATGTGATGAGAAGAATTATAAGCACTTCATCTCGCTAGAACAAACCGTCACTTTTCCAAAAGTCCCCTGGTATAGGGAATTTAATAAGAACAAGCAATCCGATTACAGTAATACCTATGTTGTTCTAGTTGAGAATTCTAATGAGGGAGAAGTTCTGGTATCAAACATGAATAACCAAACAGCATCTCGCAATGTCTTTATCACTTTGGAAGATTTTACCATCCAGTACTTTGGAAGAAAATTGTGGGATGATTTGGCCTCTGCTCTGAAGGACTTGGAATCTGCTTCAACATGGCACAAGTGGTTTGATCTAGCAGAGGTCTGCACAAAGGCGAACCGACAGATCTTCTCCCAACAGTTAACCGATGAACTTAGAACCTTCGACTATGAAAAAGAATGTGTGAGGTACGATCTGTCTAACTCGGCATTCAAGGCTCTAATAAATACCTATCTTGAGCAAGAAACATATAAGTTATTTTTCTCGTCAGATGACTTTGCAATGTCTTTTTTTTCCTCAGAATGGCTATATAAGAAATACTTTCATAAAGACTCTCTTGAAAAAACATACGTCATACTTGGTTACCTAAAGTCTTTAGAGCAGTTATTGGTCTATCTCGTTCGCAGAAGCTGTCAAAATATTGGGATTTCATGCTTGATTGAATCTAAGAATAGGAAGGGCAAGAAATTAAATAAAGCCAAAGAGATAGACATCGACTCAGATAAATTTAGTTCTACTGAACTAGGTTCGATGATTCACTATTTGCGACAACCTGAAAATCAACAAGTTTTCAATAAGCTACTAGATCTGACAAGCATTAACATGCTCTTGGATTTTATTGACGGGCAACCTCGTAAAGAACGCAATATGTATTTCCATAAGCAAAATATTGGGGATGTAGACATAGTTTGCGATATCAGAAACAGGACACTGCTAGTTTATTGCGTGATATTGGGTGCTCTTTATTGATATGATTACTTTATAGTCATCAAAATTAGATTATGCTCAAAAGCCACGACTAAATTTGGATTTCTTCAAGCTATTTAAGTTGATTTTGCGATCGCCCTGTTGACAACCCAACAGTCCGCTTAAGAGATTTGGTAGGGCGATCGCGGTTACTGGGATGAGAGGGGCGATCACTGGCTGATCTCCTACACTGATCGGAGCGGCATCGCGACGGTTGTGAATCGCTAAAGAGTTAGCCAGTGAGGGCTGAGCGCACAGTCTACTTTTGTGAACCCAACCGATGCGGACAGCCGACGGGTGGCGACAATAAATGAGCCACACACTGCGACACTCCCTTCATGCTCACCTCGACCCAAGCAATCTTAGAAAAAGCACAACGTTATGGTTACGCGGTGGGGGCGTTTAATCTCTACAATCTCGAAGGCGCGAAAGCGGTGGTCAATGCGGCGGAGGCCGATCGCAGTCCCGCTATTATTCAGCTGTTGCCCCAGATCCTCCGGTATGGGGGAGTGCCGCTCATCGCCCTCTTTTTAGAAGCAGCGGACTCGGCCAGCGTGCCGATGTCCGTGCATCTCGACCATTGCGAAGAGGCCGATGTGATCGCGATGTGCCTAGAGGCGGGCATTCAATCGGTGCTGGCCGACGGCTCCAAATTTTCCTACGAAGAGAATCTCGCCTTTACCCGCGAAATGACCGTGCTGGCCCACCAACAAGGAGCCACAGTAGAGGCCGAAATTGGCCGCATCAGCGGCACCGAAGACGGCATGACCGTGGCGGAAAAAGAAGCCAAAATGACCGACCCCGATCAGGCAAAAGCCTTTGTCGCCGCGTCGGGGGTCGATTTTCTCGCGGTGACCATTGGCAACGTGCACGGCAAATATCACAGCGCACCGCGCTTGGATTTCGATCGCCTCGCCCGCGTGCGGCAACTGCTAGATATTCCCCTGGTACTGCATGGGGCGTCGGGGCTGCCCGCGCTGATGATTCAGCGATCGATTGAGCTGGGCGTCTGCAAATTCAACGTCAACACCGAAGTGCGGCAGCGGTATCTGGAGTTTTGGCGCGAGTATGGCAAAACGGGGTCGCAGACGGATTTGCTGGATTGTCAAAAAGCGGCCACGGGTGTCATGCAGGAGGTTGTGGCGCAAAAGATTCGCCTATTTGGCAGCGCGGGCAGAGCTTGAGTCAAGCGGGCGCGATCGCCCCTCGGGAAAACTATCCCTGACACAACAGTGGACGCATTGTTTGTTGGTCAAAGGGGGTAGCTGTCGATCGTGGCAGTTTTATAGCAATCCGCAGTCAGGTACCGAGAGTCCGAGAGTCTTAAAGAATGGGCATTTCATCCAAGTGTGGACAGCCGTCTCGGCTGTCCCGGAGCTGGTAAGATGCCTGCCCGACAAGCCCCTGTTTCTGCCAAAGAGCTGAACAGAGCTATCTGCGCAACGCTATACGAGCTGTAGAACCTCACCTAACCTCTCCTTGCCAAGGAGAGGAACCGGACATGCTGTCGGATTGGGAAAGATTTTTTCTGTCAGCACGTGAATAAACCTCTCCTTAGCAAGGAGAGGTGCCGCAGGCGGTGAGGTTTTAGCCGCCCAGTGGAGCCTGAATGTTTCTGATGGCATCGCTTTGGCCGACTGATGTCGCATGGCGAGTCTGTGAAGCCAGCAGGCGATCGCGGCGAGATTAGCCGAACGATCAAAACTAAGAGGCCAGCGCCTCAAAGTGGGCTTGGATGCGTGCCAATGCCGCTGAGGCGGTCTCAAAATCGAAGCTATTCAGCGCCTGTTGTAGCGTGGTCAACGTCGTAACTAGTGGACCAGACTGCAGCTGCGAGATCAAGATGGGTTCCAGGGCTTCCAATCGCGACATGGCAGCGGTATCACAGTCCTCCAACAATTGCTGCAGGGTTTGTAATTGTGCTCTCAAATCGGCGAGATCGAGAGGCGGTGGCGGCCCGGTGGGGGTTGCTTGCTCCAAGACCTGCAACTTTTCGATGACTGGCTGCAGCACGTTGATCACAGTGGCGAGATGGGCGTTGATGCTGGCTGGGTCTGGGGCATCCCGACAGGTCTGTTCCAAGACCTGGGCGGCTCGTTGTACGTCGCGGATGCCGAGGGTGGCGGCAATCCCTTTGAGGGAATGGGCACAGCGAATCGTGGCAGTGGGATCGTCGCTTTGCTGAGCGGTCCAAAAGTCGGCGGCAAAATTGTGGTAATTCTGGCTGAATTGTTGGAGGAGCTTGCGATAGAGCTGGGCATTGTAGTCCACCGCCATGAGCCCCCGCTGCTGATCAATACCTGGAATGAACGGTAGGTGGTCGCCTGAGAGGGCTGTTATTGCCTGGGTCGTGGTGGCGTGGTGACGGCGTTGGGGATGAATCCATCGCGCCAAGGTTTGCAAAAATCGATCGATGTCGAAAGGTTTAGCCAAATAGTCATTCATGCCGACGGCGAAGACTTGGTCGCGATCGCGATTCAACGCCCCAGCCGTCATCGCAATAATCGGCAAATCTCGGAATTGGGGCTGCTGACGAATGGCCCGCGTGGCGTCATACCCATTCATCACCGGCATTTGGCAATCCATTAGCACGGCATCAAAGGTATCGGTAGCCAGCTGCTCCAGCGCTTCTTGACCATTGCGGGCCATCACTACCGTCATCCCTCGGCTAGCCAGCAATGCCATCACCAGTTCCTGGTTGATGGCGTTATCTTCCACCACCAACAGGTGAGCCCCTTGCAATTGGTCATTCAGCGTGGCGAGCGAGGGAGGCTGATTGTCTGCGACGTCCGAGGTGTGAACTGGCAATTCACCCAACAACGGCTTTTGTAAGCGCAGGGTCACATAAAAAGTGGTGCCTTGGTGGGCCACACTCTCCGCCCGAATCTCGCCCCCCATCAGGGCTGTCAGCCGTTTGCAAATGGCTAACCCCAAGCCCGTGCCGCCATATCGCCGCGTCGTGGAGGTATCGGCTTGGCTAAAGCTCTGGAACAGACGTTGTTGCTGTTCACAGCTGATGCCGATGCCGGTATCTGCCACGGTAAATTGCACGGTGGCGGTATGTTCATCCTGGCTCAACAGTGAGCCCTGAATGCTCACGTGCCCCGCCGGGGTAAACTTCACCGCATTGTTGCCCAAATTGAGCAGAATCTGGCGCAGTCGCAGCGGGTCGCCAATCAAGGTGGTGGGCATGTCCGGAGCCAAGTGCATTTGGAGTTCCAGAGCTTTGCGGTGGGCCGTGATTTCGAGCATGTCGTGCAGGTCGGCGAAGATATCGCGCAAATCAAAGTGGGTGATTTCCAGTTCTAAGCGACCCGCTTCAATTTTGGAGAAATCTAAAATGTCGTTGATGATGCCCAAGAGCAACCGCGCGGAATGCTTGACTTTCTCGATGTAGTTGCGTTGTTTGGCTGTGAGCGATGTTTCCAAGGCCAGGTCACTCATGCCGATGATGGCATTCATGGGAGTGCGAATTTCGTGACTCATATTCGCCAAAAACTCGCTCTTGGCCAGAGTTGCCGCTTCGGCCAGGGTCTTGGCCTGGCGCAGTTCGTCTTCCATGGCTTGCCGCTCGGTCATATCTTGACTAAAGGCGACGATGAGCCCCCCATGGTCATACCGAATGTAGTTGGCGGTGATGTTGACGGGGAAGATCCGGCCGTTTTTGCACTGGTGCCGCGTGGAAAAGTTCAACGTCTCGCCCTGACGCAAGCGTTGGGCTAACCCTTGATAATCCGCATCCGACACATCGGGGTCAATATCGACGACCCGCATTTGTAACAGTTCGGCGCGGGTAAAGCCCAATTTGTTGCAGCCGTAGTCATTGACATACACAAATTGCCCGGTCTCCAGGTCGATCCACCAGACCGCCATGCTGGCGTTATCCATGACGAAACGGGTCAGCTGGAGCTGTTCTTCCGCAAGTTTGCGCTCGGTGATGTCAAAACGGATGGTCAGATATTGGGCCACTTGATCGGCCTGATCCAGGAATGGGACGATGACCGTATCGACCCAATACAGGTCGCCATTTTTCGCGCGATTGCAGATTTCGCCGCGCCATAGATCGCCCCGCGTGATGGTGGCCCAGAGCTCTCGGAAAAATTCGGGTGGATGGTAATCGGATTTCAACAGGCGGGTATTTTGCCCTAACAACTCGTCGCGGCGGTAGCCCGACAGCTGGCAGAAGCGATCGTTCACGGCGGTGAGATTGCCCTGAGGATCGGTGGTCGCGACGATCGCGGCTGCGTTGATTGCTCGCTGAAACGCCGACAGATCACGCAGGGTATTTTGCAACTTTTGCTCAGTCGCTTTGCGATCGCTGATATCCAGCACGATACACACCGTTTGCTGCTCCTCAGGGGAGAAGAGGGCCACCCCGACCAACACATGCACGCGGCTGCCGTCTTGGCGGAAATACTCTTTTTCAAAGGGCGTGATTTTTCCAGTAGCCATCAGAGTCGCCATGGCTTGACGATCTTGGTCGCCATATTCGGGTGGGGTCAGCGCTAGCCAGTTCACCCGCCCCGCCTCAAAGTCAGCGCGGGTATAGCCCAGAATGTCGAGGAAGCGATCGTTGGCGTCAGTAATGTTGCCGCTAAAGTCGGTGAACAGCATCCCCACCACGTTGGACTCGAACACCTGGCGGAAGCGCTGCTCGCTGGCGACCAGGTCAAACGCTGCCTGCTGGCGATCGGTCACGTTCTGAAATGTGCCTAAAACGCCGATGACCTCTCCGGCTAAGTTGCGCAGCGGGACTTTATTTGTTTCTGCCCAGCCGGGACGCCCGTCAGGTTGGGGAATGGACTCGATAAACCCTAACTTAGGAATGCCCGAGGTCATGACCTCTTGATCATCCAGTTGATAAGCCGCCGTTTGTTCTGGCGTCCAGGGCAGATCGCCATCGGTTTTTCCCACCAAGTCGCTCATGCTGTCGAGCTGTGCCGTCTTCACAAAGTTGCGATTGGCCCCGAGATAGACCCCCTGGCGATCTTTCCAAAAACATTGCAGGGGGAAACTGTCGAGGACCGTTTGCAAAAACTGCTGGGATTCTTTGAGGCGGTTTTCGGCGACGATGCGAGCGGTGACATCTGCGTTGGTGCCAATCATACGCAAGGGTTCACCTGTGGCGCTCCGTTCGACCACGGCGTGCGCTTCAATCCAATGGGTGGACTGGTCTGGGTGCCTGACCCGGAAGGTGATGTCGAAATCGAGTTCGCCCGCCAGGGTCGATTCGATCAACTGCGTGGCCCGGCAAAAATCGTCGGGGTGCAGGCTATGCTGCCAAGCCTCATAAGCACCGCTGAAGTCGGCAGGGCTGACGCCGTAAAGGGCATACATGCGATCGTCCCAAGTCAGCACATTGTGCACCACATCCCAGTCCCAAATGCCCAAATTCGCGGATTGGGTGGCCAGTTGTAGGCGCTTGGTCAATTGGTGGAGTTGAGTTTCGTGCTGCTTGGCGTCCGTAATGTCTTCGGCGATGCCATCCACAGCCACAATGTCACCGCTGTCATTGCGGACGATATGTTCGGCAATGCGCAGAATTCGCTGGCGACCATCCGGATGGATGAAGGCCATTTCACTTTTGTGGAAGTCGCTAGGGCTCTCAAGCACGGCCTGCCAGGACGCCAGTGCTTGGTCTAAGCTTTCCGGCAGCCAGTGAATGGTGTCGAACCAGGGCTGGTCCAATACGGCGGTTTTAGGGATGCCAAAAATGCTTTCAAACCCGCTGCTCACATAGGTCAAGATACCGGCGCTGCCGGTATGGCTAAACACCACAAACTTGTCGCCAATGTCTTCCACCAGACGCTGAAATTTGGCTCGGCTCTCCTGCAGTTCAGCCTCTGCCAGTTTGCGATCATGAATGTCGCGGAAAATGCCTTGGACAAAGGTTTTGCCGTTAACCGTAAACCGGCTGGAGGTAATTTCGACCGGGTGGGTACTGCCGTCTTTACACACCACCAGGGTTTCCACCCGATCGCCACCAAACCCCTGTTGCACGGTTGCGAGTTCGGTTGGCGGATGCAGCTGGGTGAAATGCAGTTGGGTTAATTCGACTTGGGAATAACCGAGCAATTGCTCGGCTTGAGGATTCCCCGAGAGCAGATTGCCGTCAGCATCGGCCCACAAAATCGCGTCGGGGGCATGGTCGATCAGGGCACGATAGCGGGCTTCACTGGCTTGCAACTCCTGAGTACGCTGCTGGACTTGCTTTTCCAGGTCTGCGTTGAGGCGGGCGAGGGCTAGTTCGGCGCGGTTGAGTTGTGTCACATCTTGCACGGTGCCCCGCGAAATTAGGGGCTGACCCTCGTCGCTCCACAGGGTGTCGCAATGCTCGCGCACATATTTGATCCGGCCATCGGGCATGACTAGCCGATGTACCAAATCATAGGGCTGATGATGGTGTAAGTGCTGCTCATAGGCCTCGGTGACGGCGGCGCGATCGTCGGGATGGACGCGGGCAGCAAAGCCTTCGAGGGACGGGACAAACTGGTCGGCGTCGAACTCAAAGAGGGCAAAGACTTGCTCCGACCAGCGCAATTCTTCGGTTTCCAGGTTGAGTTCCCAGGTGCCAATGCGGGCAATGCGTTCCGCATTTTCGTACACCTGCTGCGATCGCTGTAGGTGAAATTCGGCATGTTTGCGATCGCTAATATCCCGGCAGGTATACATCAGCGAACCGTCGGCGACAGCGATTGGTTTGATATTGACGAGAATGGTGTGTTCACGTCCGGACTGGTCGACGATGACTTGTTCAATATTGGTGAGTTCGCCAGTCTGCTCTAGCGTTTCACGGTCATGCAGGTCGGCTCCCAACAGTTGCTGAATCGTGCCCAGCGCATAGACTTCAGCGGTTGAGTAGCCGAAAATGGTGGAGACGCTGGGACCCACAAAAATCAACGTGCCCGCCAGATCGGTGATGAAGACCGCGTCGGACACGCTGGACAAAATACTGGAATATAGCTCCTGAGAACTGGCCAGGGCCGCCATCGCCG
This window encodes:
- a CDS encoding class II fructose-bisphosphate aldolase, whose translation is MLTSTQAILEKAQRYGYAVGAFNLYNLEGAKAVVNAAEADRSPAIIQLLPQILRYGGVPLIALFLEAADSASVPMSVHLDHCEEADVIAMCLEAGIQSVLADGSKFSYEENLAFTREMTVLAHQQGATVEAEIGRISGTEDGMTVAEKEAKMTDPDQAKAFVAASGVDFLAVTIGNVHGKYHSAPRLDFDRLARVRQLLDIPLVLHGASGLPALMIQRSIELGVCKFNVNTEVRQRYLEFWREYGKTGSQTDLLDCQKAATGVMQEVVAQKIRLFGSAGRA
- a CDS encoding PAS domain S-box protein, which codes for MTVTIPWLQAAIIDQPLTASPTTLVSEAIAAMGQSTTGPAADCVVVLAAQQVIGLLTASDIVRLVAQPRPIADLTLAQVMHRDVAILPTSALNDMQSAIACLQQSAARYWPLVDQQQHFVGLVDRDRLSQLVLASPQTSVPPPPLPPQAQRFEALAAIAPVGIFRTDLAANCLYVNPQWCQITGLTAEQAHQQEWPRVLHPEDREQVTQAWYQAVAEQRPFHLDYRLQRRDGQVIWVYEHSTPEWDAAGNLTGYVGTITDVSDRHAAMAALASSQELYSSILSSVSDAVFITDLAGTLIFVGPSVSTIFGYSTAEVYALGTIQQLLGADLHDRETLEQTGELTNIEQVIVDQSGREHTILVNIKPIAVADGSLMYTCRDISDRKHAEFHLQRSQQVYENAERIARIGTWELNLETEELRWSEQVFALFEFDADQFVPSLEGFAARVHPDDRAAVTEAYEQHLHHHQPYDLVHRLVMPDGRIKYVREHCDTLWSDEGQPLISRGTVQDVTQLNRAELALARLNADLEKQVQQRTQELQASEARYRALIDHAPDAILWADADGNLLSGNPQAEQLLGYSQVELTQLHFTQLHPPTELATVQQGFGGDRVETLVVCKDGSTHPVEITSSRFTVNGKTFVQGIFRDIHDRKLAEAELQESRAKFQRLVEDIGDKFVVFSHTGSAGILTYVSSGFESIFGIPKTAVLDQPWFDTIHWLPESLDQALASWQAVLESPSDFHKSEMAFIHPDGRQRILRIAEHIVRNDSGDIVAVDGIAEDITDAKQHETQLHQLTKRLQLATQSANLGIWDWDVVHNVLTWDDRMYALYGVSPADFSGAYEAWQHSLHPDDFCRATQLIESTLAGELDFDITFRVRHPDQSTHWIEAHAVVERSATGEPLRMIGTNADVTARIVAENRLKESQQFLQTVLDSFPLQCFWKDRQGVYLGANRNFVKTAQLDSMSDLVGKTDGDLPWTPEQTAAYQLDDQEVMTSGIPKLGFIESIPQPDGRPGWAETNKVPLRNLAGEVIGVLGTFQNVTDRQQAAFDLVASEQRFRQVFESNVVGMLFTDFSGNITDANDRFLDILGYTRADFEAGRVNWLALTPPEYGDQDRQAMATLMATGKITPFEKEYFRQDGSRVHVLVGVALFSPEEQQTVCIVLDISDRKATEQKLQNTLRDLSAFQRAINAAAIVATTDPQGNLTAVNDRFCQLSGYRRDELLGQNTRLLKSDYHPPEFFRELWATITRGDLWRGEICNRAKNGDLYWVDTVIVPFLDQADQVAQYLTIRFDITERKLAEEQLQLTRFVMDNASMAVWWIDLETGQFVYVNDYGCNKLGFTRAELLQMRVVDIDPDVSDADYQGLAQRLRQGETLNFSTRHQCKNGRIFPVNITANYIRYDHGGLIVAFSQDMTERQAMEDELRQAKTLAEAATLAKSEFLANMSHEIRTPMNAIIGMSDLALETSLTAKQRNYIEKVKHSARLLLGIINDILDFSKIEAGRLELEITHFDLRDIFADLHDMLEITAHRKALELQMHLAPDMPTTLIGDPLRLRQILLNLGNNAVKFTPAGHVSIQGSLLSQDEHTATVQFTVADTGIGISCEQQQRLFQSFSQADTSTTRRYGGTGLGLAICKRLTALMGGEIRAESVAHQGTTFYVTLRLQKPLLGELPVHTSDVADNQPPSLATLNDQLQGAHLLVVEDNAINQELVMALLASRGMTVVMARNGQEALEQLATDTFDAVLMDCQMPVMNGYDATRAIRQQPQFRDLPIIAMTAGALNRDRDQVFAVGMNDYLAKPFDIDRFLQTLARWIHPQRRHHATTTQAITALSGDHLPFIPGIDQQRGLMAVDYNAQLYRKLLQQFSQNYHNFAADFWTAQQSDDPTATIRCAHSLKGIAATLGIRDVQRAAQVLEQTCRDAPDPASINAHLATVINVLQPVIEKLQVLEQATPTGPPPPLDLADLRAQLQTLQQLLEDCDTAAMSRLEALEPILISQLQSGPLVTTLTTLQQALNSFDFETASAALARIQAHFEALAS